One genomic segment of Odocoileus virginianus isolate 20LAN1187 ecotype Illinois chromosome X, Ovbor_1.2, whole genome shotgun sequence includes these proteins:
- the LOC110130937 gene encoding endogenous retrovirus group K member 10 Gag polyprotein-like has translation MGQSSSKQFFVSTLKMMLTALKFITPKNLQPTSGTVEHICNFPEDPKSSKKEAVALTSDSESELSHEDQGELDEYNRENWDAFTVTKGKDKASPFLELKEMLTSISQRVEQLELLFPSGPKPQHFNTQSVVAGLDPIPIPPMPPPLVEAPLIPTAPVYSPLKFEKPVLSPLQMAVKHARDQGESLEGYSMIFPVFEDANRCRHYEPVPFKQLKELKQACAQYGPTAPFTLAIIESLGAQYLPPNDWKAITRACLSGGDYLLWCSEYGEVCGLIEDRNRRNGLQINFDMLMGEGVFRALDAQLNYPEQAYLQISEAALKAWKKLPVSNRKTEDLSKIRQGPDEPYQDFVARLLDAISKIIGDEEAGLILTKQMAYENANAACQAALRPYRKKGNLTDYVRICADIGPSYLQGLSMAAAIQGKSIKEVLYQQARNKGNIKRSGPPGSCFSCGQMGHRMAQCPKRNNNPDSAKNPNVCPRCKKGKHWARDCRSKTDIEGKPLPPVSGNWVRGQPQTPEQCHGALQTQSVGKLMNLSGLISGP, from the coding sequence ATGGGTCAAAGTAGTAGTaaacagttctttgtttctaCGTTAAAAATGATGTTAACTGCTCTAAAGTTTATAACTCCTAAAAATCTGCAACCTACCTCCGGGACAGTTGAACATATTTGCAATTTCCCGGAAGACCCAAAATCTAGTAAAAAGGAGGCTGTTGCTTTAACATCTGACTCAGAGTCTGAACTCTCTCATGAGGATCAAGGAGAACTAGATGAGTACAATAGAGAGAATTGGGATGCTTTTACTGTTACAAAAGGGAAGGACAAAGCATCCCCCTTTTTGGAacttaaagaaatgttaacatcTATATCACAGAGAGTGGAGCAATTAGAGTTACTGTTTCCTTCGGGTCCCAAGCCGCAGCACTTCAATACACAGTCTGTTGTGGCAGGATTGGATCCCATTCCAATTCCTCCTATGCCTCCTCCTTTGGTTGAGGCTCCCTTAATACCTACAGCTCCTGTATATTctcctttgaaatttgaaaaacccGTCCTTTCCCCACTTCAAATGGCTGTTAAACATGCTAGAGACCAAGGAGAAAGCCTTGAGGGATattccatgatttttccagtttttgaagacGCTAACCGCTGCAGGCATTATGAGCCTGTTCCATTTAAACAGTTAAAGGAGCTTAAGCAGGCTTGTGCCCAGTATGGACCCACGGCACCTTTTACATTAGCTATAATTGAGAGCCTCGGAGCCCAATATCTGCCACCCAACGATTGGAAAGCTATTACACGCGCCTGCCTTTCTGGAGGCGATTATTTGCTCTGGTGCTCCGAGTATGGAGAAGTTTGTGGTCTTATTGAAGATCGTAATCGCCGTAATGggttacaaattaattttgacatGCTAATGGGAGAAGGAGTCTTTAGGGCTCTTGATGCACAACTAAATTATCCAGAACAAGCTTACCTTCAGATTAGTGAAGCTGCATTAAAAGCCTGGAAGAAACTTCCCGTTTCTAATAGAAAGACTGAAGATCTTTCGAAAATTCGGCAAGGGCCTGACGAGCCTTATCAGGATTTTGTTGCTCGTCTATTAGATGCAATATCTAAGATTATAGGAGATGAAGAGGCAGGTCTTATTTTAACAAAACAGATGGCCTATGAGAATGCAAATGCTGCGTGCCAAGCCGCTCTGCGACCTTacaggaaaaagggaaatttaacagATTATGTTAGAATTTGTGCTGATATTGGCCCTTCTTACCTTCAAGGGCTTTCTATGGCCGCAGCTATTCAAGGAAAGTCTATTAAAGAGGTTTTGTACCAACAAGCAAGGAATaagggaaatataaaaagaagcgGGCCACCAGGAAGCTGTTTTTCATGTGGACAAATGGGACATCGTATGGCTCAATGCCCAAAAAGGAACAATAACCCTGATTCGGCAAAAAATCCTAATGTCTGCCCTAGatgtaaaaagggaaaacattggGCCAGAGACTGTCGTTCTAAGACTGACATAGAAGGTAAACCTCTGCCTCCTGTCtcgggaaactgggtgaggggccagcctCAGACCCCAGAGCAATGTCATGGGGCACTTCAGACCCAATCAGTTGGAAAACTGATGAACCTGTCTGGGTTGATCAGTGGCCCCTGa